Sequence from the Gemmatimonas sp. genome:
ATGGGGTGGCCGGGGTGGCGCGGTTGAACCAGGGCGACGGCATTCACCCCAACGCCGAGGGCGCACGGGTGGTGGCTGGCACCGTGTGGGGGGCCATGGGGCCGCTGTTGAGGGAGCTGGTGGCGCCGTAGTCGGGCGGTCGGCGCGACCATTCGCCTACACTTCCAGCGCGCGATCCGTCCGGTTACGTTTTGAGGCTGTCCGCGAGATGCGGGCAAATCGTGTGATCTTCGCGCTGTTCGTGCTTTCCATCCCTGCTTGCAGGTGCCGTAGATATGGCTTTTTCCGCTACGCAGATCCGCCGTGGCATGGTGCTCGTGTTCGAGGGCGACCCGTGCCGTGTCATCGAGTTCCGTCATCACACGCCGGGCAACCTGCGCGCGATGGTGCAGGCGAAGCTGAAGAACCTGCGCACGGGTTCGAGCTTCGAGCATCGGTTCCGTGCTGCCGACACGATCGTGAAGGCGGACATGGAAACGCACGAGCTGGAGTTCATGTACCAGGGTGGTGACTCGTACCACTTCATGAACGCCGAGAACTACGACCAGATCGAACTCGACGAAGAGGCGCTGGGCGATTCGGCGCCGTGGATGCAGTCGGGGCTCAAGATCCTGGCCGAGTACTACAACGGGCGTCCCATCGGCATCCAGCTTCCCAACTCCATGGTGTTCGAGATCGTGGAGACGGCGCCGGTGGTGCGTGGCGCGACCAAGACAGCCTCGTCCAAGCCGGCCAAGCTGGAGAACGGCGTGACGGTGAACGTGCCGGAGTTCGTGGAGCAGGGGACGCGCGTGCGCGTCAATCCGAACACGGGCGAGTACCTCGACCGCGCGAAGGATTGAGCGAACGGGGAAAATGGCCGGGTTCAGCCCTTGAATTCGGTCTTTTCTCCGGTTACTCTTGGCGTCTCCCGCGGAAATCCGCTCCAATCGTTACGATAGGAGCCAGGTCGGTAGGAGATCGCAACGGGTGCAAGCGGGCCCGGGCGAGCATGGTGGCCGTAGCTCAATCGGTTAGAGCACCGGATTGTGGTTCCGGGGGTTGCGGGTTCGATTCCCGTCGGTCACCCTGAACACACTGGCGAGCAGCGATCTTTCGCCGCTCTCCGGAGGTCCGTAGCTCAATTGGTAGAGCACCGGTCTCCAAAACCGGCGGTTGGGGGTTCGATTCCCTCCGGGCCTGTCAGAACAACAGTTTTGAGTTTTGAGTTGTCGGTGCTGAGTGGAGACGCTTGGTAGCGGCGGGCTGGGCGACAGAAACGAGGGGCGATCAGGAGTCGTGATCGCGGCAGGGAACAGTTGTACCGCCGAGGCGTCATGCCTTGGCGAGACGCCTCGGCGGTATCGTCTAGGGGACTAGGACACAGCCCTCTCAAGGCTGGAACACGGGTTCGAATCCCGTTACCGCTATTCGCTGGACGTTGCTGCAGGCAGATGGTCTGAATCACATCTACGGCTCCATCGTCTATCGGTTAGGACGCGACCCTTTCAAGGTCGAGAGACGGGTTCGATTCCCGTTGGAGCTATGAAGGTGCAGGTGTAGTTGGGGGGCGTAGCTCAGTTTGGTTAGAGCACTCGACTGTCACTCGAGAGGTCGCGGGTTCGAGCCCCGTCGCTCCCGTCGTTGTTCGGGCTCAGCAGGTGCAGGTTGCAGGTTGCAGGCGCAGGACGCACAAACTCGGTCGCAAGCCGAGCCCCTCGCTCTGGTGGTGAAATTGGTAGACACGCCGTCTTGAGGGGGCGGTGCCGCAAGGCGTAGCGGTTCGAGTCCGCTCCAGAGCATGCAGGTGTTGGTGCAGTCGCGTCACCGCCACAGTAGCTCAGTGGTAGAGCACCCGATTCGTAATCGGGCGGTCATCGGTTCAATCCCGATCTGTGGCTCTTCAAAAACCGGTCGAATTCCCGGTCCGCACTGCGGACCGGGAATTTTTTTGTCGGTCACTCGGGCCAGGGAATCTCTTCCAGCCCCGGCCCCGCCGCAGTCCGCGTAACCGGCGCCGCCACTCCCACCGAGTCCGCCGATCCCGCGGCTGCACCCGGGCGCGAACGCGTCACGCTCCCCGGCGGCCAGGCCACCGCGTCGAGTGCGCAGCGCGCCAGGTCGAAGAGCGGCAGGGGGGCATCCTGCCGAATGGTGGTGAGCCGACGCATCAGCCGCGCCTGCTCATGCTGCCCCGCCAGCTTCGCCGTCTCATCGCGATGGCTCACGAACTCGCTCGCCTCGAGCGCCTTCTCCAGCGACTGCCAGCGACGCAGCAGCTTCGCTGCGGTCCCCTTGCCGATGCGGGCAATGCCGGGAATGTCGTCACCATCCTCACCGCACAGGGCCTTGAAGTCGGGGAGCTGCGACGGCGTGACACCGAATCGGGCGTGCACGTCGGCCGCCAGCCATCGCCGCACGCGCAGCCCGTCGGTGCCTTTCCCCACGCCCACATACGACACCACCTGCACCTGGTCGTCCACGAATTGGAGCAGGTCCGAGTCGTTGGAGAGCAGCGTGACCGGCAGCGTGGCGCGGAAACCGGCCATGATCGAGGCCACCACGTCGTCACCCTCGAAGCCTTCCACGCTCACACTCATCACCCCGGCGCCCTCGAGTGCCGTGCGAATGGGCGCGACACGTGTGCGCGTGTCCCCCGTCCGGCGGTGCTTGTACGAGGGAAAGAGCCCGTGGCGGAAGGTCGGGCCGTCGTGGTCCCACGCCGCCACCAGGTGCGTGGCCCCCACATCCATGGCGGTGCCACGCGCCATCTGACACCAGAGGCGCACCCCCGCGGTAACGTCGTCACTGGCCACGTGTGCGGCACGGGCAGCGAGCGACTGGGCATCGATGACGAGCAAATGCAGCGACGACGGCAAGGCAGACATGGCCTCAACGTACTCGTCCGGTGCACATTGCGCCCATGATTCCCTCGAACCCCGGGACGGCTGCCGGTGGCGCGACAGGTACGACACGTCGTCGCCGTCTGGTCCTGCTGATGCTGCTCGTGGCATATACGTTCAATTTCCTCGATCGGCAGATTCTGGGGATTCTCAAGGAGCCCATCAAGGCGGAACTGGGGCTCAGCGATACGCAGCTGGGGCTTATGGGCGGGTTGGCGTTCGCGCTGTTGTACAGCACGCTGGCGGTGCCCATCGCTTGGCTGGCTGATCGGGTGAGTCGCACGTGGATCATCACCGCGGCCCTGGCCTCGTGGAGCGCCTTCACCATGCTCTGTGGCGTGGCGACCGGGTTCTGGTCACTCTTCCTGGCGCGGGTGGGCGTGGGGCTCGGTGAAGCCGGCGGTGTGGCCCCGGCGTATTCGCTCATCGCCGACTATTTCCCGCGCGCGCAACGCGCGCGCGCGCTGGCCGTCTACAGCTGGGGCGTACCGCTCGGCTCCGGCGCCGGCATCATGTTCGGTGGCCTCATGGCGGCGTGGGTCGATTGGCGCTGGGCGCTCCTGCTGATAGGCGGCGCGGGCGTGCTCTTCGCACCGCTGTTCAAGTGGGTCGTTCGCGATCCCGTGCGCGGCGGGCTCGATGGCGCCGAGGCAGGCGTGGGCGGAGCAGGGCCGACGGCTGATGCGATCACGGTACCGTTCCGCACGGTGGCGACCCGCGTGGCGAACGTTCCCGCCTTCTGGATGCTGGCGCTTGGAGCGGCCTGCTCCAGCATCTGCGGGTACGGTCTTGGCTTCTGGCTCCCCAGCTATTTCATGCGCAGCCTGGGGTTTACGCTGAGCCAGACGTCGGTGTATTACGGCAGCATTCAGCTGCTCGGTGGTATGGCGGGAATTTGGTTGGGCGGGGCGATCGCCGATCGACTGGGGGCACAAGATCGGGGCGCGTACGCACGAACGCCGGCGGTGTGTTACGCCGTGGCGCTGCCGTTGCTGCTCTTGGCCATGCATACGACACACCCGGTGCTGGCGTGGCTGCTGTTCGTGGTGCCCACGGGGCTCAACCTGGCCTGGATGGGCCCGGTCATGACGGCGGTACAGCACCTGGTGCCGGCGCACATGCGGAGCACGACCAGCGCCCTTTTTCTGCTGGTGGTCAACCTGCTTGGTCTGGGTATGGGGCTGTGGATCTTCGGGTTCCTGTCCGACCGCCTGGCCCCGTGGTACGGGGCGGAGAGCATGCGGTACGCCATCACGTGCGGACTGGGCTTCTATGCGGCCGCCGCCGTGCTCATGCTGTTGGCCTCCCGCCACCTCCCCGCCAGGTGGGTGGACGCGGCCGCCTGAAGGGGGGTGGGAGTCTGCCTGTTGTCTCTGCCGGTGTTGCACG
This genomic interval carries:
- the efp gene encoding elongation factor P, with translation MAFSATQIRRGMVLVFEGDPCRVIEFRHHTPGNLRAMVQAKLKNLRTGSSFEHRFRAADTIVKADMETHELEFMYQGGDSYHFMNAENYDQIELDEEALGDSAPWMQSGLKILAEYYNGRPIGIQLPNSMVFEIVETAPVVRGATKTASSKPAKLENGVTVNVPEFVEQGTRVRVNPNTGEYLDRAKD
- a CDS encoding 5'-3' exonuclease H3TH domain-containing protein, which translates into the protein MSALPSSLHLLVIDAQSLAARAAHVASDDVTAGVRLWCQMARGTAMDVGATHLVAAWDHDGPTFRHGLFPSYKHRRTGDTRTRVAPIRTALEGAGVMSVSVEGFEGDDVVASIMAGFRATLPVTLLSNDSDLLQFVDDQVQVVSYVGVGKGTDGLRVRRWLAADVHARFGVTPSQLPDFKALCGEDGDDIPGIARIGKGTAAKLLRRWQSLEKALEASEFVSHRDETAKLAGQHEQARLMRRLTTIRQDAPLPLFDLARCALDAVAWPPGSVTRSRPGAAAGSADSVGVAAPVTRTAAGPGLEEIPWPE
- a CDS encoding MFS transporter, yielding MIPSNPGTAAGGATGTTRRRRLVLLMLLVAYTFNFLDRQILGILKEPIKAELGLSDTQLGLMGGLAFALLYSTLAVPIAWLADRVSRTWIITAALASWSAFTMLCGVATGFWSLFLARVGVGLGEAGGVAPAYSLIADYFPRAQRARALAVYSWGVPLGSGAGIMFGGLMAAWVDWRWALLLIGGAGVLFAPLFKWVVRDPVRGGLDGAEAGVGGAGPTADAITVPFRTVATRVANVPAFWMLALGAACSSICGYGLGFWLPSYFMRSLGFTLSQTSVYYGSIQLLGGMAGIWLGGAIADRLGAQDRGAYARTPAVCYAVALPLLLLAMHTTHPVLAWLLFVVPTGLNLAWMGPVMTAVQHLVPAHMRSTTSALFLLVVNLLGLGMGLWIFGFLSDRLAPWYGAESMRYAITCGLGFYAAAAVLMLLASRHLPARWVDAAA